The Amycolatopsis mongoliensis genome includes a window with the following:
- a CDS encoding PRC and DUF2382 domain-containing protein, giving the protein MAKTMQPQELIDSAVVDPAGNKLGKVGNVYLADATHQPEWITVKTGLFGTKESFVPLSGAHTDKDGVHVRVDKDAVSDAPRIDADGHLSPEESAQLYQHYGLPMPRTSPDGRMDGRMGDRTQGRDPAMGGTGKGAPGQGKAGMADAGQGMAGRGKAAAGRDKSDRDDDRTMTRSEERLNVGTEQVETGHVRLRKYVVTEEQQVTVPVRHEEVRIEREPIKDGRGGGTEIGEAEQDVVLHAEKPVVRKEAVPVERVRLRTETVTDEQTVSGKVRKEQFEVTDDNGKHRK; this is encoded by the coding sequence ATGGCCAAGACCATGCAGCCCCAGGAGCTCATCGACAGTGCCGTGGTCGACCCGGCCGGCAACAAGCTCGGGAAGGTCGGCAACGTCTACCTCGCCGACGCCACCCACCAGCCCGAGTGGATCACCGTCAAGACGGGTCTGTTCGGCACCAAGGAGAGTTTCGTCCCGCTCTCCGGCGCGCACACCGACAAGGACGGCGTGCACGTCCGGGTCGACAAGGACGCCGTCTCCGACGCGCCGCGCATCGACGCCGACGGGCACCTCTCCCCTGAGGAAAGCGCCCAGCTCTACCAGCACTACGGCCTGCCGATGCCGCGGACCTCGCCGGACGGGCGGATGGACGGCCGGATGGGCGACCGGACGCAGGGCCGCGACCCGGCCATGGGCGGCACCGGCAAAGGCGCGCCCGGCCAGGGCAAGGCCGGAATGGCCGACGCGGGCCAGGGCATGGCCGGCCGCGGCAAGGCGGCCGCGGGGCGGGACAAGTCCGACCGGGACGACGACCGCACGATGACCCGCTCCGAGGAACGCCTCAACGTCGGCACCGAGCAGGTCGAGACCGGCCACGTGCGGCTGCGCAAGTACGTCGTCACCGAAGAGCAGCAGGTCACCGTCCCGGTGCGGCACGAGGAAGTGCGCATCGAGCGGGAGCCGATCAAGGACGGCCGGGGCGGCGGGACCGAGATCGGCGAGGCCGAGCAGGACGTCGTCCTCCACGCCGAGAAACCCGTGGTGCGCAAGGAAGCCGTGCCGGTCGAGCGGGTGCGCCTGCGGACCGAGACGGTCACCGACGAACAGACCGTCTCCGGCAAGGTCCGCAAGGAGCAGTTCGAGGTCACCGACGACAACGGCAAGCACCGCAAGTAG
- a CDS encoding carboxymuconolactone decarboxylase family protein, with amino-acid sequence MEARLNMFENEVTSKFFKRLIAASRPIEESTLPKATQELVKIRASQINGCGMCLDMHTKDAAAAGETAVRLALVAAWREAVVFTEAERAALALTEEGTRLADTHTGVSDETWAAVRKHYDDEQIGALVCLVAEINTWNRLNVMVRNPAGEYQPGMFG; translated from the coding sequence ATGGAAGCGCGGCTCAACATGTTCGAGAACGAGGTCACGAGCAAGTTCTTCAAGCGCCTGATCGCGGCGTCCCGCCCGATCGAGGAGTCGACCCTCCCGAAGGCGACGCAGGAGCTGGTGAAGATCCGGGCGAGCCAGATCAACGGCTGCGGAATGTGCCTCGACATGCACACGAAGGACGCCGCGGCGGCGGGCGAGACGGCGGTCCGCCTGGCACTGGTGGCGGCCTGGCGCGAAGCGGTGGTGTTCACGGAGGCGGAGCGCGCGGCGCTGGCGCTGACCGAAGAGGGGACGCGCCTGGCGGACACCCACACCGGCGTGAGCGACGAAACCTGGGCAGCGGTCCGCAAGCACTACGACGACGAGCAGATCGGCGCGCTGGTGTGCCTGGTGGCGGAGATCAACACGTGGAACCGGCTGAACGTGATGGTCCGGAACCCGGCCGGGGAGTACCAGCCGGGGATGTTCGGCTGA
- a CDS encoding DUF6119 family protein produces the protein MPKQQSKSAKSSLYRLRVKSDAKLEAAVQDKYLKSEGFTSTATKVDGSDSLLVYGSMLNDNPAWVEHARSVSSVPFNLSNQTSAGLLLVRIDDSNDYCYGLSWSMGHLLINPAYIDDGFGLRFALRRARPEAVSALTSHALDTVPRTARTSVFGGASLGSFGLEEIGEIVSRFVGKIESKGLTCDIKPDAKKSKSKTMRSVSRKITVRGADSLGIPLAKLPANLLADLRSIDDVVEKEKPKAQFAHLENTQPLKPGNRKIPALESLLSENLKPDSAGMSLCWPAEFDNEPGEIARYKVFGSGATRPLVFEELDLFSLVEPLEKLEPKDRLSRLRSMKIQGQAEDDSPLTRQISGDKWILYQTKLEGESYVFHRGRWYNIGGAYLEMLKSHLEQIFANKSDLEIPAWPKEKKRRKNSDEEYSGWVNEGRFNDNIFGAQEGYVSLDRRLIHTSQHPRGFEACDVLTPDDRLVHVKKLDGSIAASHLFNQASNSAEALVRQPDALDKFRERVTEVSGGKRVISDNFRPKAIVIAFASKGRSPDDLFTFSQVSLVRCAQNIASLGLDLEVAFIEESDEVVSFEE, from the coding sequence GTGCCCAAGCAACAATCAAAGTCGGCTAAGAGTTCACTTTACCGATTGCGTGTGAAATCTGACGCTAAGCTTGAGGCTGCCGTGCAAGACAAATATCTGAAATCCGAAGGCTTCACGTCGACTGCGACAAAAGTGGACGGCAGTGATTCTTTGTTGGTGTATGGTTCTATGTTGAACGATAATCCTGCATGGGTTGAGCATGCTCGAAGTGTTTCTTCTGTGCCCTTCAACTTGAGTAACCAGACGTCGGCTGGACTGCTTCTTGTAAGAATAGATGATTCTAACGATTACTGTTACGGGCTATCGTGGAGTATGGGTCACTTGTTAATCAATCCTGCGTATATTGACGATGGTTTCGGCTTGAGGTTTGCCCTTCGTCGTGCACGTCCAGAAGCGGTCTCTGCGCTGACTTCCCATGCGTTAGATACGGTACCTCGTACCGCGCGAACGTCGGTATTTGGCGGTGCTTCTCTCGGCTCTTTTGGCTTGGAGGAGATCGGCGAAATAGTGAGCAGGTTTGTTGGCAAGATTGAATCTAAAGGGCTTACGTGCGACATTAAGCCCGATGCTAAGAAGTCAAAGTCTAAGACCATGCGAAGTGTGAGTCGAAAGATAACGGTTCGTGGTGCAGATTCTCTCGGCATCCCTCTGGCGAAGCTTCCGGCAAACTTGCTGGCAGATCTTCGAAGTATTGATGACGTTGTTGAAAAAGAGAAGCCCAAGGCGCAGTTCGCGCACCTTGAGAATACTCAGCCTCTGAAGCCGGGAAACCGAAAGATACCTGCCCTAGAGAGTTTGCTTTCGGAAAACCTGAAACCTGACTCGGCGGGCATGTCGCTCTGCTGGCCTGCTGAGTTCGATAACGAACCTGGCGAGATTGCTCGATATAAGGTCTTTGGGAGCGGTGCGACAAGGCCGCTGGTCTTTGAGGAGCTCGATCTATTTTCTTTAGTCGAGCCGCTTGAAAAGCTTGAACCTAAAGATCGATTATCTCGACTGCGGTCGATGAAGATTCAAGGTCAGGCGGAGGATGATTCGCCTCTGACGCGCCAAATATCTGGCGATAAATGGATCTTGTATCAGACAAAGTTGGAAGGGGAATCTTATGTCTTCCATCGTGGTCGCTGGTACAACATCGGAGGCGCCTACCTTGAAATGTTGAAATCGCACCTCGAACAAATCTTCGCCAATAAGAGCGATTTGGAGATTCCTGCATGGCCAAAGGAGAAAAAGCGTCGCAAGAACAGTGATGAAGAGTATTCAGGATGGGTCAATGAGGGGCGGTTCAACGATAACATATTCGGCGCGCAGGAAGGGTATGTGTCGCTGGATCGGAGACTAATCCACACCAGCCAGCATCCGCGAGGATTTGAAGCCTGTGATGTTCTAACTCCGGATGACCGACTTGTGCATGTGAAAAAACTCGACGGCTCGATTGCCGCTAGTCACCTCTTTAATCAAGCAAGCAACTCTGCGGAGGCTTTGGTGCGGCAGCCCGACGCGCTGGATAAGTTCCGTGAAAGAGTTACTGAAGTCAGTGGTGGGAAAAGGGTTATTTCGGATAATTTCAGGCCAAAGGCGATCGTAATCGCATTTGCTTCAAAGGGTCGCAGTCCTGACGACCTATTTACCTTTTCGCAGGTCAGTCTTGTGCGGTGTGCTCAGAATATCGCGTCACTCGGCTTGGATTTAGAGGTGGCCTTCATCGAGGAGAGCGATGAAGTGGTCTCGTTCGAAGAGTAG
- a CDS encoding NUDIX hydrolase, with protein sequence MTRVDYYNDPNAPKANSIAVAVSAFIQDDEGRILMIRRTDNDLYSIPGGQLELGETLAEAAVREVREETGIECEVTGVIGLYSDPKHVIAYDDGEVRQEFSICFHATPIGGSLRISSESREVAWFDRNKMDTLNIHPAIRLRITHAINGNSEVFFT encoded by the coding sequence ATGACCCGAGTCGACTACTACAACGACCCGAACGCCCCCAAGGCGAACAGCATCGCAGTGGCCGTATCGGCGTTCATCCAAGACGACGAAGGTCGAATCCTGATGATCCGGCGAACCGACAACGACCTGTACTCCATCCCGGGTGGCCAGCTTGAACTCGGCGAGACACTGGCCGAAGCAGCCGTGCGGGAGGTTCGCGAGGAAACCGGGATCGAGTGCGAGGTTACCGGAGTGATCGGGCTGTACTCAGACCCCAAGCACGTCATCGCCTACGACGACGGCGAAGTCAGGCAAGAGTTTTCTATCTGTTTCCACGCGACCCCAATCGGCGGCAGCCTGCGCATCAGTAGCGAAAGTCGAGAAGTCGCATGGTTTGACCGAAACAAAATGGATACTCTGAATATTCATCCGGCCATTCGTCTTCGCATCACGCACGCTATAAACGGAAATTCGGAAGTCTTCTTTACGTGA
- a CDS encoding DUF5919 domain-containing protein → MPNERLRDALLRNGLTLEQVAKAVGVDQKTVERWITKNRTPYPKHRHKIAAMARESETYLWPDSVAPERKAETAAAELVQVFPHRNAVPVELWDRLIKEASETVEILVHAALFLVERPRFIKDLTAKAAAGARIRLVFGDPEGESVALRGEEEQLGDGTLAARIRNALASYRPLVGVDGVEMRFHNTTLYNSIFRFDDEMIINTHVYGFQGAHAPSLHLRRLSAGDLFETYSESFESVWNLAKPATF, encoded by the coding sequence ATGCCGAACGAACGCCTGCGTGACGCGCTACTGCGCAACGGCCTGACGTTGGAGCAGGTCGCCAAGGCTGTCGGGGTCGATCAGAAGACCGTCGAGCGCTGGATCACCAAGAACCGGACGCCCTACCCCAAGCACCGGCACAAGATCGCCGCCATGGCGCGTGAGTCAGAGACCTACCTGTGGCCGGACTCTGTGGCCCCGGAGCGCAAGGCCGAGACGGCCGCCGCCGAGCTCGTGCAGGTCTTCCCGCACCGCAACGCCGTGCCCGTCGAACTGTGGGACCGGTTGATCAAGGAAGCTTCGGAGACCGTTGAGATCCTGGTCCACGCGGCGTTGTTCCTGGTGGAACGCCCGAGGTTCATCAAGGACCTGACCGCCAAGGCAGCGGCCGGCGCTCGAATCCGCCTCGTGTTCGGAGACCCCGAAGGGGAGAGCGTCGCGCTGCGCGGCGAGGAAGAACAACTGGGCGACGGGACGCTCGCGGCACGAATTCGCAACGCGTTGGCGTCCTACCGGCCGCTGGTCGGAGTCGACGGTGTGGAGATGCGGTTCCACAACACGACGCTCTACAACTCGATCTTCCGGTTCGACGACGAGATGATCATCAACACGCACGTGTACGGGTTTCAAGGAGCCCACGCCCCGTCCCTCCACCTGCGGAGACTGTCCGCCGGGGACCTCTTCGAGACCTACTCGGAGAGCTTCGAATCCGTCTGGAACCTCGCCAAGCCGGCCACCTTCTAG
- a CDS encoding AMED_5909 family protein codes for MTVRRAEPKTLRDAHEVVMDRRPPNDANPSVWLAFRLSNARLYKAVADVDRGHHHEALYWAGYEERKAGEISANLQAEGKPAD; via the coding sequence GTGACGGTGCGCAGGGCTGAGCCGAAGACGCTGCGGGACGCCCACGAGGTTGTGATGGACCGCCGCCCACCGAACGACGCGAACCCCTCGGTGTGGCTGGCGTTCCGCCTGAGCAACGCGCGGCTCTATAAGGCCGTTGCGGACGTCGACCGGGGGCATCACCACGAGGCGCTGTACTGGGCCGGATACGAGGAACGGAAAGCGGGTGAGATCTCGGCGAACCTTCAGGCGGAGGGCAAGCCTGCTGACTAG
- a CDS encoding FtsK/SpoIIIE domain-containing protein, whose translation MSAGFAVVALAGLGLGVWVLHKIGRALASVVEGLAAAAVVFVALWWLCKAVVWMLAQVVTRWRTSLVVVAVYAWCELFGWLSLALTLGGIAAVLATWWAIDAISFDQWCWRLLRSWWARWAVYGRKLPEWLHACGLSVRDEALPVVVNVNLVGRRRALSRSTSNRPNARLPKVLGVRSGASWDEVRVELVAGQKPEDFDDAARALAVARKVARCQVRELDPNVVSIDFQRRDLLAGGVTGPQVPDSVDSTGVDLRNVWAGRTEYGRDWRVPLLGSGAHCLTAGASGAGKNSVMWCPLVAAASAIRAGVVRMSGIDPKGMELAYGRGIFSRYAVGGKDAVELLDGLVEEMESRKRAFAGRLRTIPVSTEYPLELLEFDEIGALTKYTDRKTREAIVERVALLTTQGRALGISVRGYVQEPTKDTVPVRELFTRRVCLRVTSKTHVGMVLGDGAYERGAWANRIGDSEAGVGYVWGEGIREPLRIRAGWVSDSTVKALEAYVTNDGVADLRHGGEGVAA comes from the coding sequence ATGTCGGCAGGCTTCGCGGTAGTGGCCCTCGCTGGGCTGGGGCTCGGCGTGTGGGTGCTGCACAAGATCGGCCGCGCGCTGGCGTCCGTGGTCGAAGGTCTGGCTGCGGCGGCCGTGGTGTTCGTAGCCCTGTGGTGGCTGTGCAAGGCCGTGGTGTGGATGCTCGCGCAGGTCGTGACCCGGTGGCGGACGAGTCTCGTCGTGGTCGCGGTCTACGCCTGGTGCGAGCTGTTCGGCTGGCTCTCCCTCGCACTGACCCTGGGCGGTATCGCGGCGGTCCTTGCGACGTGGTGGGCGATCGACGCTATCTCGTTCGACCAGTGGTGCTGGCGGCTCCTGCGCTCGTGGTGGGCACGGTGGGCGGTCTACGGGCGGAAGCTGCCGGAGTGGCTGCACGCCTGCGGTCTCTCGGTGCGGGATGAGGCGCTGCCGGTCGTGGTGAACGTCAACCTCGTCGGCCGTCGACGCGCGCTGTCCCGCTCGACGTCGAACCGACCGAACGCGCGGCTGCCGAAGGTGCTCGGCGTCCGCTCCGGTGCCTCGTGGGATGAGGTGCGAGTGGAGCTGGTGGCCGGCCAGAAGCCGGAGGACTTCGACGACGCCGCCCGGGCGCTGGCCGTCGCCCGGAAGGTCGCTCGTTGTCAGGTCCGCGAACTGGATCCCAACGTCGTCTCGATCGACTTCCAGCGCCGTGACCTGCTCGCCGGAGGTGTGACCGGCCCCCAGGTCCCGGATAGCGTCGACTCGACCGGCGTGGACCTGCGCAACGTCTGGGCAGGTCGGACCGAGTACGGGCGTGACTGGCGCGTCCCGCTGCTCGGCTCCGGCGCACACTGCCTGACCGCCGGTGCCTCCGGGGCAGGCAAGAACAGCGTCATGTGGTGCCCGCTGGTCGCGGCGGCCTCAGCGATCCGGGCCGGGGTGGTGCGCATGTCCGGCATCGACCCCAAGGGCATGGAACTCGCGTACGGGCGCGGCATCTTCTCCCGCTACGCGGTGGGCGGCAAGGACGCGGTCGAGCTGCTTGACGGCCTGGTGGAGGAGATGGAATCGCGCAAGCGCGCGTTCGCCGGTCGGCTGCGGACTATTCCGGTGTCGACGGAGTATCCGTTGGAGCTGCTGGAGTTCGACGAGATCGGCGCGCTGACGAAGTACACCGATCGCAAGACCCGTGAGGCCATTGTGGAGCGTGTCGCGCTGCTGACGACGCAAGGCCGGGCGCTGGGGATCTCGGTCCGCGGTTACGTCCAAGAGCCGACCAAAGACACCGTCCCGGTCCGGGAGCTGTTCACCCGGCGGGTGTGTCTGCGCGTGACGTCCAAGACGCACGTCGGGATGGTGCTCGGTGACGGCGCGTATGAGCGCGGTGCCTGGGCAAACCGAATCGGCGACTCAGAAGCGGGCGTGGGCTACGTGTGGGGCGAAGGCATCCGCGAGCCGCTGCGCATCCGGGCCGGGTGGGTCTCCGACTCCACGGTCAAGGCGCTGGAGGCGTACGTGACCAATGATGGTGTCGCGGATCTGCGCCACGGCGGTGAGGGGGTGGCCGCGTGA
- a CDS encoding replication initiator, whose product MSETRAVRMRAPLAADVIRATAEKHGVCVRPFTMEVGDTETGELRYVPVPCGSTVESVCLPCARKAKALRQAQCREGWHMTEEPVLAAEPPSEDHKELLTYRADLVAAYREVVEHDQAEAEELREEVAGVDAELRQLGMRGRLPALDVPTKRAVKRSTKRRQDAPNLPRQKVAKTTVGREYAGKFRPSMFVTLTCDSYGPVRDGAPIDPAQYDYRRAARDAVHFSALVDRWWQNLRRVVGWDAQYFATVEPQKRTAPHLHAAIRGAIPHDVIRQVTEATYHQVWWPNHDQIVYTERLPVWDGDTRAFLDPDTREPLTSWDDAVDQVEDPAHVVTFGQQVHSKGILGGTEEAGRHIGYLTKYLTKSTGEVVEADTARLRDHHDRLHAELSVTPCSPRCAVWLLYGVQPKGAGSKTTPGHCKGRAHRRTTLGLPGRRVLVSRKWSGKTLDDHKADRKAFVQQALAAIGIEKPQPDPARLVWRKVEPGDPQVPPRPHLVMRAIAERITWKAEYNRALLAAAGPPGSDPETSATQLAA is encoded by the coding sequence ATGAGCGAGACACGCGCTGTACGGATGCGGGCCCCGCTGGCGGCTGATGTCATCCGGGCGACGGCGGAGAAGCACGGCGTCTGTGTCCGACCGTTCACGATGGAGGTCGGCGACACCGAGACCGGCGAACTCCGCTACGTCCCCGTGCCCTGCGGGTCCACTGTGGAGTCGGTGTGCTTGCCGTGTGCGCGGAAGGCGAAGGCGCTGCGGCAGGCCCAGTGCCGCGAGGGCTGGCACATGACGGAAGAACCCGTCCTCGCCGCCGAGCCGCCCTCGGAGGATCACAAGGAGCTGCTGACTTACCGGGCGGACCTGGTGGCGGCGTATCGGGAGGTGGTCGAGCACGACCAGGCCGAGGCGGAGGAGTTGCGGGAGGAGGTCGCCGGGGTCGATGCGGAACTTCGGCAACTCGGGATGCGCGGTCGGCTGCCCGCCCTCGACGTGCCGACAAAGCGGGCGGTGAAGCGGTCGACCAAGCGGCGGCAGGATGCTCCGAACCTGCCTCGGCAGAAGGTCGCGAAGACCACCGTGGGCCGGGAGTACGCGGGAAAGTTCCGCCCGTCCATGTTCGTGACCCTGACCTGCGACTCCTACGGCCCGGTCCGTGATGGCGCACCGATCGACCCGGCGCAGTACGACTACCGGCGGGCCGCTCGGGATGCGGTGCACTTCTCGGCGCTGGTGGACCGGTGGTGGCAGAACCTCCGCCGGGTCGTCGGCTGGGATGCCCAGTACTTCGCCACGGTCGAGCCGCAGAAGCGGACGGCTCCGCACCTGCACGCGGCGATCCGCGGTGCCATCCCGCACGACGTCATCCGTCAGGTCACCGAAGCGACCTATCACCAGGTCTGGTGGCCCAACCACGACCAGATCGTCTACACGGAGCGGCTGCCGGTCTGGGACGGCGACACCCGGGCATTCCTCGACCCGGACACCCGCGAACCGTTGACCAGCTGGGACGACGCCGTGGACCAGGTCGAGGACCCGGCGCACGTGGTGACCTTCGGGCAGCAGGTGCACTCGAAGGGCATCCTCGGCGGGACCGAAGAGGCCGGCCGCCACATCGGCTACCTCACGAAGTACCTGACCAAGTCCACCGGTGAAGTGGTCGAGGCGGACACCGCGCGGCTGCGGGATCACCACGACCGGCTGCACGCCGAACTGTCGGTCACGCCGTGCTCGCCGCGCTGCGCGGTCTGGCTGCTCTACGGCGTCCAGCCCAAGGGCGCGGGCAGCAAGACCACCCCCGGGCATTGCAAGGGACGCGCTCATCGGCGGACCACGCTCGGGCTGCCGGGGCGGCGGGTGCTGGTGTCGCGGAAGTGGTCCGGGAAGACGCTCGACGACCACAAGGCCGATCGCAAGGCGTTCGTTCAGCAGGCGTTGGCAGCGATCGGAATCGAGAAGCCACAACCGGACCCGGCCCGGCTGGTCTGGCGGAAGGTCGAACCGGGAGACCCACAGGTCCCGCCCCGGCCGCACCTGGTCATGCGGGCAATCGCGGAGCGGATCACGTGGAAAGCCGAGTACAACCGGGCGCTACTCGCCGCCGCCGGACCACCGGGGAGTGATCCAGAAACTTCGGCAACTCAGCTCGCAGCGTGA
- a CDS encoding helix-turn-helix domain-containing protein, whose product MNNVHSIERLWSVEDVSDYLGVPVKTLYQWKWRGEGPPVKKIGRHLRYNPAAVRAWATEAA is encoded by the coding sequence ATGAACAACGTCCACAGCATCGAACGCCTCTGGTCCGTCGAGGACGTATCCGACTACCTCGGCGTCCCGGTCAAGACCCTCTACCAGTGGAAATGGCGCGGTGAGGGGCCGCCGGTGAAGAAGATCGGCCGGCACCTGCGCTACAACCCGGCCGCCGTGCGGGCCTGGGCTACCGAAGCCGCATAA
- a CDS encoding tyrosine-type recombinase/integrase yields MGHIQDRWYRQARHPETGRLLFNDKDKPVMERSELYGIGLRYKVRYLDPDNNERSKSFADKQKKRAENFLIEVESDKREGKYVDPQSGRVLFSVVADRWVAAQTFDHTTRERVISRLANHLKPFFKAKTIGAVKPSDVQAWLRWLQDRGVSTRSRVLYFTHLVSILSFAKEDKLIVSNPAQASSVTRPRADLRQVQPWRPERAQAVLKALPVRFKPVVRIPAGIGLRQGEVFGFSLDDVDRERNVAQIERQVRIVDNVLCFAPPKRGKTREVPMGGELLAALDEYAEQFPATEITLPWVHPEGKPVTVKLLMVDYDGLPFRRGGFRLSVWLPALKKAGIEKPTRADGMHALRHLYASVLLDAGESIKALSSYLGHSDPGFTLRVYTHLLPTSHERTRKAVDCLLSHIGQTC; encoded by the coding sequence GTGGGACATATTCAGGACCGGTGGTACCGCCAGGCGCGGCACCCGGAAACCGGACGGCTGCTCTTCAACGACAAGGACAAGCCGGTTATGGAGAGGTCCGAGCTGTATGGCATCGGGCTGCGGTACAAGGTGCGGTATCTCGACCCGGACAACAACGAACGTTCGAAGTCGTTCGCGGACAAGCAGAAGAAGCGCGCCGAGAACTTCCTCATCGAGGTCGAGTCGGACAAGCGGGAGGGCAAGTACGTCGACCCGCAGTCCGGGCGAGTGCTCTTCTCCGTTGTCGCGGATCGGTGGGTCGCGGCGCAGACCTTCGACCACACGACGCGAGAGCGGGTGATCAGCCGTCTCGCCAACCACCTCAAGCCGTTCTTCAAGGCGAAGACCATCGGGGCGGTCAAGCCCAGTGACGTCCAAGCCTGGCTCCGCTGGCTCCAGGATCGCGGGGTGAGCACGCGCTCGCGGGTCCTGTACTTCACCCACCTCGTGTCCATCCTCAGCTTCGCGAAGGAGGACAAGCTCATCGTGAGCAACCCGGCTCAAGCGTCGAGCGTGACTCGGCCCCGGGCGGATCTACGGCAGGTGCAGCCCTGGCGTCCGGAGCGGGCGCAAGCCGTCTTGAAGGCGCTGCCCGTCCGGTTCAAGCCGGTCGTCCGGATTCCCGCCGGGATCGGGCTGCGGCAGGGTGAGGTGTTCGGGTTCTCCCTGGACGACGTCGACCGAGAGCGGAACGTCGCGCAGATCGAGCGGCAGGTCCGGATCGTCGACAACGTCCTGTGCTTCGCTCCGCCGAAGCGGGGCAAGACGCGAGAGGTGCCGATGGGTGGTGAGCTGCTGGCCGCTCTGGATGAGTACGCCGAGCAGTTCCCGGCGACCGAGATCACGCTCCCGTGGGTCCACCCCGAGGGCAAGCCGGTCACCGTGAAGCTGCTGATGGTCGACTACGACGGGCTGCCGTTCCGACGCGGTGGCTTTCGGTTGAGCGTTTGGCTACCCGCGCTCAAGAAGGCCGGCATCGAGAAGCCGACCCGGGCGGACGGGATGCACGCGCTCCGTCACCTCTACGCCTCGGTCCTGCTCGACGCGGGCGAGTCCATTAAGGCGCTGTCCAGCTACCTCGGCCACTCGGACCCGGGCTTCACGCTGCGCGTCTACACGCACCTGCTCCCGACCAGCCACGAGCGGACACGAAAGGCCGTAGATTGCTTGCTTAGTCACATCGGGCAAACTTGTTGA
- a CDS encoding DUF2188 domain-containing protein yields the protein MVKREDSDGSQLSPEIGDRVVVPWGLDEIEGVVVNKYGSSLSERVVVSIALSEVNETEEIAFPVDSVRLISTENVRSAGSWRSQASYLRNFADAFRRAIPNAEVELEPLSSSGKRADMIATLKGGQRLLIETKTGRSGRSVDVRLAIAQLTAYLQLESDRSYGLVVTSFELPDAIIRKYSSLAASRNIWVTFWRGREDDLRLKSLLGEIVKSHNLANLSARDRAVVPNASGGWDVVAPARNTVSYHSTTQRDAVEKARELALQSGGEVIIQERSGAVRRRSQRRD from the coding sequence ATGGTGAAAAGAGAGGATTCTGACGGCTCTCAGTTGAGCCCCGAGATTGGCGACAGGGTCGTCGTCCCCTGGGGGCTGGACGAAATCGAGGGCGTTGTTGTCAACAAGTACGGGTCCTCGCTTAGTGAGCGAGTGGTTGTCAGTATTGCCCTGTCGGAAGTAAATGAGACCGAAGAAATCGCTTTTCCGGTCGACTCTGTTCGCTTAATCTCGACCGAGAATGTCCGATCTGCTGGGAGTTGGCGCAGTCAGGCTTCGTATCTGCGAAACTTTGCGGACGCATTCCGTCGCGCGATTCCTAATGCAGAGGTTGAACTCGAGCCGCTAAGTTCGAGTGGTAAGCGTGCCGACATGATTGCCACTCTAAAGGGAGGGCAACGACTGTTGATCGAGACTAAAACCGGTAGGTCGGGCCGGTCGGTTGACGTGAGGTTGGCTATAGCGCAGCTAACCGCTTATCTTCAACTTGAATCCGACCGCAGTTATGGCCTTGTTGTCACGTCTTTTGAGTTGCCAGATGCGATAATTCGTAAATATTCGTCACTGGCTGCATCTAGGAATATTTGGGTGACGTTCTGGCGTGGTCGAGAGGATGACTTGCGTTTGAAGAGTCTTCTGGGCGAGATAGTTAAGAGTCACAACTTGGCGAACTTGAGTGCAAGAGACCGTGCGGTGGTGCCAAATGCATCTGGCGGCTGGGACGTGGTCGCTCCCGCGCGTAACACCGTCAGCTATCACTCGACGACTCAGCGTGATGCGGTGGAGAAGGCTCGTGAGTTGGCTTTGCAGTCCGGCGGAGAAGTCATCATTCAGGAGCGCAGCGGAGCCGTGCGACGTAGGTCGCAACGCAGAGACTGA